The Prochlorococcus marinus str. MIT 9301 genome window below encodes:
- a CDS encoding DNA helicase — translation MLEILSHQYLKIFLKDQSISWKHIYSFGRIISKCIENDSTYLINSEIFSSYDWLPPILISLFLKEEDSTFILSREKIQFISQFQIDSLKNLGFNFIFKNDQFIFSNYYVRLITIQDLLNDPNFYNFTNHRIVYSGIEDIKEDLKNHFRISLLKKDWTKNFKEFELINQEFLKVYDSLKKKFFSRKVLGNSYINLDENEISFFSKFFYENSFFSDKFFSVNKALSQGWACWVKLNDINLDWNLYLQPIDELSQIKKLFLNNKFVFLSALRKDNFFQMYLKKISLDIDLVINFKSNFEEKKIKLYIPPKQLLPNNPLFTNSILDTCKKLILFRKGLTVVLSDDIDLKTNLATELASKYGKRVLLETIPSGKNEILCSSFDWWIINSFLIQIPEQIIIPLLPIPNMSEPINAITVSYKNKLSQDWFRDFFLPQARIKLERAVSPLRRNSGKLIILDGRVNKRNWGRLLLQNIQPSKKINYMLPFD, via the coding sequence TCAAAGTATTAGCTGGAAACATATATATTCTTTTGGGAGGATAATTTCCAAATGTATTGAAAATGATTCTACATATTTAATTAATTCAGAAATTTTCTCTAGCTATGATTGGTTACCTCCAATTTTGATTTCTCTATTTTTAAAGGAAGAGGATTCAACTTTTATTTTATCTAGAGAAAAAATTCAATTTATAAGCCAATTTCAGATTGATTCATTGAAAAATCTAGGCTTTAATTTTATTTTCAAAAATGATCAATTTATTTTTTCAAATTATTATGTCCGCTTGATAACAATTCAAGATTTACTTAATGATCCCAATTTTTATAATTTTACAAACCATAGAATAGTTTATTCTGGAATTGAGGATATAAAAGAGGATTTAAAAAATCACTTTAGGATTTCCTTACTTAAAAAGGATTGGACAAAAAACTTTAAAGAATTTGAATTAATCAATCAAGAATTTTTAAAAGTATATGATTCGTTGAAGAAAAAGTTTTTCTCGAGAAAGGTCTTAGGAAATAGTTATATCAATTTAGATGAAAATGAAATTAGTTTCTTTTCAAAATTTTTTTATGAAAATTCTTTTTTCTCAGATAAATTTTTTAGCGTTAATAAAGCATTATCTCAAGGCTGGGCATGCTGGGTAAAATTAAATGATATAAATTTAGATTGGAATTTGTATTTGCAGCCAATAGATGAACTTTCTCAAATTAAGAAACTTTTTTTGAATAATAAATTTGTTTTTTTATCAGCATTGCGAAAAGATAATTTTTTCCAAATGTATCTAAAAAAAATTAGTTTAGATATTGACTTAGTTATTAATTTTAAAAGTAATTTTGAAGAGAAAAAGATTAAATTATATATACCTCCTAAACAGTTGCTTCCTAATAATCCTCTTTTTACTAACTCAATCTTGGATACTTGCAAAAAGTTAATACTTTTTAGAAAGGGTTTGACTGTAGTTTTATCTGATGATATTGATTTAAAAACAAACCTTGCTACAGAATTAGCTTCTAAGTACGGGAAGAGGGTATTGCTAGAGACAATTCCCTCTGGTAAAAATGAAATTCTTTGCTCTAGTTTTGATTGGTGGATTATTAATTCTTTTTTAATTCAAATTCCAGAACAAATTATCATTCCTTTACTTCCGATTCCAAATATGTCAGAACCTATTAATGCAATTACGGTTTCTTATAAAAACAAGCTTTCTCAGGATTGGTTTAGAGACTTCTTTCTTCCTCAAGCAAGAATAAAACTTGAAAGAGCTGTTTCTCCTTTAAGAAGAAATTCAGGTAAGTTAATAATTTTAGATGGAAGGGTAAATAAAAGAAACTGGGGAAGATTACTTTTGCAAAACATTCAACCCTCAAAAAAAATTAACTATATGTTACCTTTCGATTAG